TTGGGGGAAATCCCCACAGATATCTCTAAGACGGAACATCATGGAGCCCGTGGAAGTGTTAGAAGACCCCAAGCGTACAGCTAAAGTTCTCTGGATTTGGGGCCTGGGGGTAAATGTAAAGCATATCATACCACTTATTGTACCTCCCCCAGATCCAAGCATCTTGAGATCCCGGAGTTCTTCTTTGGAAGGAAAGGCCTCTCTTGTACCGTATAACTGTTCAGAATTGTAGAGTCAAAGCTTAGCATTGACTCTGTGATTTTCAATCTCTCTAATGAACATTGGATATTTGCAGCGTTATTCAAACTCTCCATCTCAAGGGTTCAATTAAGAAAGTTAATGATGAGATGGCACTTTGAAAAGTAGCAGACGTGGCCCGCGGCATGGACTTAGTGGGAGGATTAAATTGATGTTCAATAATAATCTAATTGACAAGCATCTTCAAGCTGAAACATGAGGAGCCTTCATTTCTTCAGTCTGGCATGGGGAACGTCAATACAGAGCATTTGGCAGCCATTCATTCCATTTTGGCCAGGCTCATTttataccaacaaaaaaaaaaaaaataagaaaataagtcAAAAGACAAAGGAATAATCTAGAGAAGAACACAGGCGAAGGTaaagaaagaagggggaagggagTGTTGTAGGTGTTTCCAACAGTCTTTGTGCTCATTGAGATGTTCGTATTGCATGAGTTACCACATGTAGTAACTTCGAGTCGTGTCCACCTGGGAGGTTTTGCCCTCTACTGTCCCTTCTTTGTCCTTCTCGCTGTCACCCTCCCACAGGCTGATAAGAGGTGGATACAGCTCATTTAGCGGAATTGATGACGTCTTCTGCATGTATTTCTTCAGGGAATGGCGGTAGTTTTTCCTCTGGAATCTTTTGGCTGCATAAACAGAAACAGAAGCAAAGCTGATAAGGGCGAAGATGGAACCCATAACAGCAGCCAGAGCTGCGCTGGTCTCCTGGTCTGTGACCGCCAACGAGTAGGAAGTACCCTTGGTAGTGACATTGATGCAGGCCCTCTGAGCTTGTTGATGTAGGCCAGACACTGTGAGGCACACCTCGTACTCTGTGGCAGGCTGGAGATGGGTCAGGTTGTACTCGTGAACATCGGCTGGGACCCGGGCTGTGTATGTAATGTGTGGGTTGTCGATCTTCATAGTGGCTGAAGACCATTTCAAATTAGAAGCCAAAACACTGGAGCTAACCTTCCAGGACACCAGGACAGAGCTGGCCTCTGTCTGCTGGACATACAGTCTGAGGGCCTGTGACCCATCTAGAAGCGTCCCATTGATACGCAGTGTGGCAACCCTGGTGTCTGCGCCTTCGGAATTTTGGGCCACACATGTGTAACGACCAGAATCCTCCACTTGCACATTTGTGATCTGAAGTGTACCTTCGTCACTCAGATGGAGTTTATCAGATAGGGTCTCTGTTGTGACTTTGTGTCCCAATGGAGTAACCCAGTAGATTTCCGGTTCAGGTTCCGCCATAGCTCTGCAGTCCAAAGTGACAGTCATCCCCAAGTCCAAGTTGAGGTGGCTTGGGAATGTATCTTGGGCTATCATGGGCAGGCACTGCTCTCCAGCGGGGTCTTGAGCCAGGGCTTCCTTGACAGGTTGGCCTCGATACTCTGGGGGCAGCGCACAAAACATGGACAGCGGCTCCATAAAACGAATGGTGGTTTGGTTGGAACCCATCCAGTGGAGGACGCAGTCACAGCGCAGAGGATTGCTGTGAATGCTGATTTCACGAAGGTTCGGGAGGGACTCTACCGTTCCTTTGTAGACAGAGTTCAGTGCATTATTGTTTAGCATCAAGCTTTCAAGGGTAGGCACATTACGAAAGGCCGAACGGTGGATGTAGGATAGTTTTGGATTGTTTGTTGCTTCGAGCTTTGTCAGCTCAGGCAGATTGTCTAGAGCATAGCGGTCAAGAGAAACTAGCTCCGCCATATTGTTGATTCCCAGCTCCTTCAAGCGTAACATGTTTTTGAAGTCTCCTTCTTGCACCTTTCGGATTGGATTTTTATTTAGATCTAAAAACTTTAGATTAGGCAATTTCTGCAGAGCCCCCTGGGGCACTTTGCTTAGTTTATTGTCATAGAAAGACAAGCTTTCCAGGTTATCCAGTCCTAGCAATGCGTTCCCTGGGATGTCGCTTAGATACATCCCTGCCAGGACCAAACTTCGCAGATTGATGAGAGGTTTGAAGTTTAAATCCAAAATCCCAATCACAGGGTTCTCCCCAATCATAAGTATCTCCAAGTTGGGGGTGAATTCGAACCAACGACTGTCGATAATCCGTAGCTTGTTAGAATTTAGGTGCAGACGGAGAAGATTGCGCAGACCTGAGAAGGCACTCGGTGAGATGGAGCT
This portion of the Aquarana catesbeiana isolate 2022-GZ linkage group LG07, ASM4218655v1, whole genome shotgun sequence genome encodes:
- the LRRN1 gene encoding leucine-rich repeat neuronal protein 1; this encodes MDQRGVLALAVCQIVLGLLISPLAESSSPVIECPQLCVCGNRPWFTPQSTYREAKTVDCNDLRLTRIPVNLSMDTQVLLLQSNNIERTNGELQQLVNLTELDLSQNNITSIQDVGLSNLSQLTTLHLEENQIFEMTDYCLQDLTNLEELYINHNQLSSISPSAFSGLRNLLRLHLNSNKLRIIDSRWFEFTPNLEILMIGENPVIGILDLNFKPLINLRSLVLAGMYLSDIPGNALLGLDNLESLSFYDNKLSKVPQGALQKLPNLKFLDLNKNPIRKVQEGDFKNMLRLKELGINNMAELVSLDRYALDNLPELTKLEATNNPKLSYIHRSAFRNVPTLESLMLNNNALNSVYKGTVESLPNLREISIHSNPLRCDCVLHWMGSNQTTIRFMEPLSMFCALPPEYRGQPVKEALAQDPAGEQCLPMIAQDTFPSHLNLDLGMTVTLDCRAMAEPEPEIYWVTPLGHKVTTETLSDKLHLSDEGTLQITNVQVEDSGRYTCVAQNSEGADTRVATLRINGTLLDGSQALRLYVQQTEASSVLVSWKVSSSVLASNLKWSSATMKIDNPHITYTARVPADVHEYNLTHLQPATEYEVCLTVSGLHQQAQRACINVTTKGTSYSLAVTDQETSAALAAVMGSIFALISFASVSVYAAKRFQRKNYRHSLKKYMQKTSSIPLNELYPPLISLWEGDSEKDKEGTVEGKTSQVDTTRSYYMW